Genomic segment of Drosophila ananassae strain 14024-0371.13 chromosome 2L, ASM1763931v2, whole genome shotgun sequence:
CTAATTTTCGATAGCCGATAACGATAATGGTTTTATCAGAATAACATAtatcgaaaaaaataaataaaaaacactatTGATACTCAATTTTCCTGGATTTTCCACCCAGTTGCATAGGTTCCCACCCCATACCATCAAGATTGTCTCCCGACGGCGCCTTAAAGATTTTCTCAGGATGACTTTAGTGGGACTAGCCGCCCGAAAGCTGGCGCAGAAACAAAGGTGAGAATCCCGACTATTGCCGGCTTTTCCACCAAGCCACGGTAGTATGTTaaaatcctttttcttttttatagaaCCGCAAAACTCGCCGCCGCCTTTCCCAATGGCATTCGCTGCCAAAAGTGCCTGCAGATGGGCCACTGGAGCTATGAGTGCAAAGAAAAGCGCAAGTTCGTGCACCGCAGCTCACGTACCAAGAAGTTGAGCCAACACCTCGCGCAAAAAGAAGCTGAGACGCCCAAACCAACGGAGGAGCTACAAGAAACTAGCTCTACTGCCAGCAAGAAGTCCAAGAGAAAGCGGAAGGCAAGCAGAAGTTCGTCCTCCTCTTCCAGCTCGTCAGGCAGTTCGGGTAGCAGCTCCGGGTCAGGGTCGTCCTCGGATTCTGACTCGAGTGATTCCAGTTCCTCCTCaggtgatgatgatgacgaagGCAGTTCATCGGGATCGAGTAGCAGTAACTCGAGTTCGGATAGTGACAGCAGTGAGGATCAAGAGGTGCCccaaaagaagaaaaaacgCGCCGAGAGTTCGGCTGAGTCCTCGGATCAAGAATAATACATAATTTGATTGGGTCCAGTAGCACATATGTAGCTTTAGTAGATTAGTTTTTTTCTGCATCCGAATATTTTTTACTAAATCTATTAATTGtacattttaattataattatgtgGAATAAAAGTTGTATTCAGTCCGAGTCCTCTTCCTCGTCGAATGTTTTTAGGCTGCTAGCAACTACACCCAGATTAATTTCCTGACTATTGACAAATGTGGGTTCCGAGACAGATGGATCAGGCCTCTCAGCGATATCTATAGAAAGAGGATCCTTGTTGCGGGTGCCCTGGCCTTCGGTGGCATTCTGTATGCC
This window contains:
- the LOC6499262 gene encoding uncharacterized protein LOC6499262; protein product: MFQTNRVLQKEQAQLFAIQKKLEKVLPVVQEALNSLKVEELHLKSMGIQNATEGQGTRNKDPLSIDIAERPDPSVSEPTFVNSQEINLGVVASSLKTFDEEEDSD
- the LOC26514712 gene encoding zinc finger CCHC domain-containing protein 10, whose protein sequence is MTLVGLAARKLAQKQRTAKLAAAFPNGIRCQKCLQMGHWSYECKEKRKFVHRSSRTKKLSQHLAQKEAETPKPTEELQETSSTASKKSKRKRKASRSSSSSSSSSGSSGSSSGSGSSSDSDSSDSSSSSGDDDDEGSSSGSSSSNSSSDSDSSEDQEVPQKKKKRAESSAESSDQE